One stretch of Rhinolophus ferrumequinum isolate MPI-CBG mRhiFer1 chromosome 5, mRhiFer1_v1.p, whole genome shotgun sequence DNA includes these proteins:
- the TMEM175 gene encoding endosomal/lysosomal proton channel TMEM175 isoform X2 produces MSRPRTPEPALDMQGDAPRATRNEDDADRTQHSHRMLNFSDALLSIIATVMILPVTHTEISPEQQFDKNIQKLLATRIAVYLMTFLIVTVAWAAHTRLFQVVGKIDDTLALLNLACMMTITFLPFTFSLMVTFPEVPLGILLFCLCVITIGAVQIARSTHRALCRRHVLYIVLRGPALCFAAAGFSLFFYPASYLLMATVIFLPYVNKAASWCRQRLVGPQEPPAHSVEVFTFDLQEPLSKERVEAFSDGVYAIVATLLILDICEHNVPDSKEVKERFHGSLLLALSETGPRFLAYFGSFATVGLLWFAHHSLFLHVRKATQSMGLLNTLSLAFVGGLPLAYQQTSALARQPRDELESVRISCAIIFFASVFQLAMWTAALLHGPDTLQPSARFGGEEHAFMLAKLALYPCASLLAFACTCFLSRFSAAIFHLTQVAVPFIFLLLRLLVRLALRVLRALPGLARPAPYPQDAAERAPLLPAPC; encoded by the exons ATGTCCAGGCCCCGGACCCCCGAGCCAGCCCTGGACATGCAGGGAGACGCCCCCAGGGCCACGAGGAACGAGGACGATGCCGACAGGACTCAGCACTCGCATCGCATGCTCAACTTCAGCGACGCACTGCTGTCCATCATCGCCACCGTGATG ATCCTGCCGGTGACCCACACGGAGATCTCCCCGGAGCAG CAATTTGACAAAAACATACAGAAACTTCTAGCAACCAGGATTGCTGTCTACCTGATGACGTTTCTCATCGTGACCGTGGCCTGGGCAGCACACACGAG ATTGTTCCAGGTTGTTGGGAAAATAGATGACACACTTGCGTTGCTCAACCTG gcctgcATGATGACCATCACCTTTCTCCCGTTCACG TTTTCCTTAATGGTGACCTTCCCCGAGGTGCCCCTGGGCATCCTCTTGTTCTGCCTGTGTGTGATCACCATTGGGGCCGTGCAG ATCGCGCGCTCCACCCACCGTGCCCTTTGTCGGCGGCACGTCCTGTACATCGTGCTCCGGGGCCCAGCGCTGTGCTTCGCAGCCGCCGGCTTCTCCCTGTTCTTCTACCCTGCG TCGTACCTGCTGATGGCAACGGTCATTTTTCTCCCCTACGTGAACAAGGCCGCCAGCTGGTGCCGACAAAGGCTCGTGG GCCCCCAGGAGCCCCCAGCCCACAGCGTGGAGGTCTTCACTTTCGACCTGCAGGAGCCTCTTAGCAAGGAGCGGGTGGAGGCCTTCAGCGACGGGGTCTATGCCATCGTGGCCACACTCCTCATTTTGGACATCTG TGAGCACAACGTCCCGGATTCCAAGGAGGTGAAGGAGCGTTTCCACGGCAGCCTGCTGTTGGCGCTGAGCGAGACCGGGCCGCGCTTCCTGGCGTACTTCGGCTCCTTCGCCACGGTGGGGCTGCTCTGGTTTGCCCACCACTCACTCTTCCTGCACGTGCGCAAGGCCACGCAGTCCATGGGGCTGCTGAACACACTGTCGCTGGCCTTCGTGGGCGGCCTCCCGCTGGCCTACCAGCAGACCTCGGCCCTCGCCCGGCAGCCCCGCGACGAGCTGGAGAGCGTGCGCATCAGCTGTGCCATCATCTTCTTTGCCAGCGTCTTCCAGCTCGCGATGTGGACCGCGGCGCTGCTCCACGGCCCCGACACGCTGCAGCCGTCAGCGCGCTTCGGGGGCGAGGAGCACGCCTTCATGCTGGCCAAGCTCGCTCTGTATCCCTGCGCCAGCCTGCTGGCCTTCGCCTGCACCTGCTTCCTGAGTCGCTTCAGCGCAGCCATCTTCCATCTCACGCAAGTCGCCGTGCCCTTCATCTTCCTGCTGCTACGCCTGCTGGTGCGCCTGGCCCTGCGTGTGCTGCGGGCACTGCCGGGCCTGGCGAGGCCGGCCCCCTACCCCCAGGATGCTGCCGAGCGGGCCCCGCTGCTCCCTGCACCCTGCTAG
- the DGKQ gene encoding diacylglycerol kinase theta isoform X2: MEAAGEPGTRSWLGGGSPLWGSPASSPDLGSRGRARPGPGPGPGSGPGSGPERAGGRTPGSAALGHSFRKVTLTKPTFCHLCSDFIWGLAGFLCDVCNFMSHEKCLKHVKTPCPSVAPSLVPVAHCFGPRGLYKRKFCAVCRKGLEAPALRCEVCELHVHPDCVPFACSDCRQCHQDGHRDHDTHHHHWREGNLPSSARCEVCRKACGSSDVLAGLRCEWCGIQAHSVCCAALAPECTFGRLRTMILPPACVRLLSRNFSKMHCFRISESEPGEGDESVDGSAPATGPAKDVLASESGKQTLKIFDGSDAVQRNHFRVISVPRLARSEEVLEAALRAFYITEDPRDFELQALPSTVQTGDPGGQGKARSGGTLEEEGSRGPGAREASPEAWTIRALPRPEEVLKIYPAWLKVGVAYVSLRVTPQSTARTVVLEVLPLLGRQAEGPESFQLVEVLMGSRQVQRTVLAEEELLLDRLQDIRKTSLRQMSQTRFYVAESRAVVPRVSLFVGGLPPGLSPQEYGNLLEEAVATKAGLVSLSHIYSSQGAVVLDVACFAEAERLYMLVRDTAVHGRPLTALVLPDVLHTKLPPDCRPLLVFVNPKSGGLKGRDLLCSFRKLLNPHQVFELTNGGPLPGFHVFSQVPCFRVLVCGGDGTVGWVLAALEEMRYHLACPEPSVAILPLGTGNDLGRVLRWGAGYSGEDPLSVLVSVDEADAVLMDRWTILLDGHEASSAENGLADMEPPKIVQMSNYCGIGIDAELSLDFHQAREEEPGKFTSRFHNKGVYVRVGLQKMSHSRSLHKELRLQVGQQEVELPSIEGLIFINIPSWGSGADLWGSDSDSRFEKPRMDDGLLEVVGVTGVMHMGQVQGGLRSGIRIAQGSYFRVTLLKPTPVQVDGEPWVQAPGHMIISAASPKVHMLRKTKQKPKKAGTPKDTRADGVPAPEGDPK, encoded by the exons ATGGAGGCGGCCGGCGAGCCCGGGACCCGTTCCTGGCTCGGCGGCGGCTCGCCGCTCTGGGGCAGCCCGGCCTCCAGCCCCGATCTGGGGAGCAGAGGCCGCGCGCGGCCGGGGCCGGGGCCCGGGCCAGGGTCCGGGCCGGGGTCAGGGCCAGAGCGGGCGGGCGGCAGGACCCCTGGCTCCGCCGCGCTGGGCCACAGCTTCCGGAAAGTGACGCTCACCAAGCCCACCTTCTGCCACCTCTGCTCCGACTTCATCTGGGGGCTGGCCGGCTTTCTCTGCGACG TGTGCAACTTCATGTCCCATGAGAAGTGCCTGAAGCACGTGAAGACCCCTTGTCCCAGCGTGGCACCCAGTCTG GTACCTGTAGCCCATTGCTTTGGACCCCGGGGGCTCTACAAGCGCAAGTTCTGCGCCGTGTGCCGCAAGGGCCTGGAGGCACCCGCGCTCCGCTGTGAAG TGTGTGAGCTGCACGTTCACCCCGACTGTGTGCCCTTCGCCTGCAGCGACTGCCGCCAGTGCCACCAGGACGGGCACCGGGACCAC GACACGCATCACCACCACTGGCGGGAGGGGAACCTGCCTTCCAGCGCGCGCTGCGAGGTCTGCAGGAAGGCGTGCGGCTCCTCAGATGTGCTCGCTGGCCTGCGCTGCGAGTGGTGCGGCATCcag GCCCACTCAGTCTGCTGCGCGGCGCTCGCCCCCGAGTGCACTTTTGGGCGCCTGCGCACCATGATCCTGCCCCCCGCTTGCGTGCGCCTGTTGTCCCGCAACTTCAGCAAGATGCACTGCTTCCGCATCTCTGAGAGTGAGCCAG GCGAAGGGGACGAGAGCGTGGACGGAAGCGCCCCCGCCACCGGCCCTGCCAAAGACGTGCTTGCGTCCGAATCCG GCAAGCAGACCCTGAAGATCTTTGATGGCAGCGACGCTGTGCAGCGAAATCACTTTCGTGTCATCAGCGTCCCGCGCCTGGCCAGGAGCGAGGAGGTGCTG GAGGCCGCACTGCGGGCCTTCTACATCACGGAGGACCCCCGAGACTTCGAGCTGCAGGCGCTCCCCTCAACTGTACAGACTGGTGACCCGGGGGGCCAGGGAAAGGCACGGAGTGGTGGGACTTTGGAGGAGGAGGGCAGCCGGGGCCCCGGCGCCCGAGAGGCCAGTCCTGAGGCCTGGACCATCCGAGCTCTGCCCCGACCGGAGGAGGTCCTGAAGATCTACCCTGCCTGGCTCAA GGTGGGTGTGGCCTACGTGTCCCTCCGTGTGACCCCACAGAGCACTGCGCGGACTGTGGTCCTGGAGGTGCTCCCACTGCTCGGTCGCCAG GCCGAGGGTCCTGAGAGCTTCCAGCTGGTGGAGGTGCTCATGGGCAGCAGGCAAG TCCAGCGGACAGTACTGGCCGAGGAGGAGCTTTTGCTCGACCGGCTCCAAGACATCCGGAAG ACATCCCTGCGGCAGATGAGTCAGACGCGCTTCTACGTGGCTGAGAGCAGGGCTGTGGTCCCACGCGTCTCTCTGTTTGTTGGTGGCCTGCCTCCTGGTCTGTCTCCCCAGGAGTATGGCAACCTCCTGGAGGAGGCTGTGGCCACCAAAG CTGGCCTGGTGTCCCTCAGCCACATCTACTCCTCGCAAG GTGCTGTGGTGCTGGACGTGGCCTGCTTTGCAGAGGCTGAGCGGCTGTACATGCTAGTCAGGGACACGGCTGTGCATGGCCGGCCACTGACCGCCCTGGTGCTCCCGGATGTGCTG CACACCAAGCTGCCCCCAGACTGCCGCCCCCTCCTCGTGTTTGTGAACCCGAAGAGTGGAGGCCTCAAGGGCCGTGACCTACTCTGCAGTTTCCGGAAGCTGCTAAACCCTCACCAGGTCTTTGAGCTGACCAACGGGGGGCCTCTTCCTGG GTTCCACGTGTTCTCCCAGGTGCCCTGCTTCCGGGTGTTGGTGTGTGGTGGGGACGGCACCGTGGGCTGGGTGCTGGCCGCCCTGGAGGAGATGCGGTACCATCTGGCCTGCCCGGAGCCTTCTGTGGCCATCCTGCCCCTGGGCACAG GAAATGACCTTGGCCGGGTCCTACGCTGGGGGGCAGGCTACAGTGGCGAGGACCCACTCTCCGTGCTGGTGTCAGTGGACGAGGCTGACGCTGTGCTCATGGACCGCTGGACCATCCTGCTGGATGGTCACGAGGCCAGCAGTGCGGAGAATGGCCTGGCCGACATGGAGCCCCCTAAG ATAGTACAGATGAGCAACTACTGTGGGATTGGCATCGACGCAGAGCTAAGCCTGGACTTCCACCAGGCGCGAGAAGAGGAGCCCGGCAAGTTTACGAGCAG GTTCCACAACAAGGGTGTGTACGTGCGGGTCGGGCTGCAGAAGATGAGCCACTCCCGCAGCCTACACAAGGAGCTCCGGCTGCAGGTCGGGCAGCAGGAGGTGGAGCTGCCCAGCATCGAGGGCCTCATCTTCATCAACATCCCCAG CTGGGGGTCGGGCGCGGACCTGTGGGGTTCCGACAGTGACTCGCGCTTTGAGAAGCCACGAATGGACGACGGGCTgctggaggtggtgggggtgaCGGGCGTCATGCACATG gGCCAGGTCCAGGGGGGGCTGCGCTCCGGCATCCGCATTGCCCAAGGCTCCTACTTCCGCGTCACCCTTCTCAAGCCCACACCTGTGCAGGTCGACGGTGAGCCCTGGGTCCAGGCTCCCGGGCACATGATCATCTCGGCCGCAAGCCCGAAG GTCCACATGCTCAGGAAGACCAAGCAGAAGCCCAAGAAAGCCGGGACCCCCAAGGATACACGAGCAGATGGGGTGCCTGCCCCTGAGGGGGACCCCAAGTAG
- the TMEM175 gene encoding endosomal/lysosomal proton channel TMEM175 isoform X3, with translation MSRPRTPEPALDMQGDAPRATRNEDDADRTQHSHRMLNFSDALLSIIATVMILPVTHTEISPEQQFDKNIQKLLATRIAVYLMTFLIVTVAWAAHTRLFQVVGKIDDTLALLNLACMMTITFLPFTALIVVYAFHFPHLLNPQIARSTHRALCRRHVLYIVLRGPALCFAAAGFSLFFYPASYLLMATVIFLPYVNKAASWCRQRLVGPQEPPAHSVEVFTFDLQEPLSKERVEAFSDGVYAIVATLLILDICEHNVPDSKEVKERFHGSLLLALSETGPRFLAYFGSFATVGLLWFAHHSLFLHVRKATQSMGLLNTLSLAFVGGLPLAYQQTSALARQPRDELESVRISCAIIFFASVFQLAMWTAALLHGPDTLQPSARFGGEEHAFMLAKLALYPCASLLAFACTCFLSRFSAAIFHLTQVAVPFIFLLLRLLVRLALRVLRALPGLARPAPYPQDAAERAPLLPAPC, from the exons ATGTCCAGGCCCCGGACCCCCGAGCCAGCCCTGGACATGCAGGGAGACGCCCCCAGGGCCACGAGGAACGAGGACGATGCCGACAGGACTCAGCACTCGCATCGCATGCTCAACTTCAGCGACGCACTGCTGTCCATCATCGCCACCGTGATG ATCCTGCCGGTGACCCACACGGAGATCTCCCCGGAGCAG CAATTTGACAAAAACATACAGAAACTTCTAGCAACCAGGATTGCTGTCTACCTGATGACGTTTCTCATCGTGACCGTGGCCTGGGCAGCACACACGAG ATTGTTCCAGGTTGTTGGGAAAATAGATGACACACTTGCGTTGCTCAACCTG gcctgcATGATGACCATCACCTTTCTCCCGTTCACG GCGCTGATTGTGGTGTACGCGTTCCACTTCCCCCACCTCCTGAACCCCCAGATCGCGCGCTCCACCCACCGTGCCCTTTGTCGGCGGCACGTCCTGTACATCGTGCTCCGGGGCCCAGCGCTGTGCTTCGCAGCCGCCGGCTTCTCCCTGTTCTTCTACCCTGCG TCGTACCTGCTGATGGCAACGGTCATTTTTCTCCCCTACGTGAACAAGGCCGCCAGCTGGTGCCGACAAAGGCTCGTGG GCCCCCAGGAGCCCCCAGCCCACAGCGTGGAGGTCTTCACTTTCGACCTGCAGGAGCCTCTTAGCAAGGAGCGGGTGGAGGCCTTCAGCGACGGGGTCTATGCCATCGTGGCCACACTCCTCATTTTGGACATCTG TGAGCACAACGTCCCGGATTCCAAGGAGGTGAAGGAGCGTTTCCACGGCAGCCTGCTGTTGGCGCTGAGCGAGACCGGGCCGCGCTTCCTGGCGTACTTCGGCTCCTTCGCCACGGTGGGGCTGCTCTGGTTTGCCCACCACTCACTCTTCCTGCACGTGCGCAAGGCCACGCAGTCCATGGGGCTGCTGAACACACTGTCGCTGGCCTTCGTGGGCGGCCTCCCGCTGGCCTACCAGCAGACCTCGGCCCTCGCCCGGCAGCCCCGCGACGAGCTGGAGAGCGTGCGCATCAGCTGTGCCATCATCTTCTTTGCCAGCGTCTTCCAGCTCGCGATGTGGACCGCGGCGCTGCTCCACGGCCCCGACACGCTGCAGCCGTCAGCGCGCTTCGGGGGCGAGGAGCACGCCTTCATGCTGGCCAAGCTCGCTCTGTATCCCTGCGCCAGCCTGCTGGCCTTCGCCTGCACCTGCTTCCTGAGTCGCTTCAGCGCAGCCATCTTCCATCTCACGCAAGTCGCCGTGCCCTTCATCTTCCTGCTGCTACGCCTGCTGGTGCGCCTGGCCCTGCGTGTGCTGCGGGCACTGCCGGGCCTGGCGAGGCCGGCCCCCTACCCCCAGGATGCTGCCGAGCGGGCCCCGCTGCTCCCTGCACCCTGCTAG
- the DGKQ gene encoding diacylglycerol kinase theta isoform X1: MEAAGEPGTRSWLGGGSPLWGSPASSPDLGSRGRARPGPGPGPGSGPGSGPERAGGRTPGSAALGHSFRKVTLTKPTFCHLCSDFIWGLAGFLCDVCNFMSHEKCLKHVKTPCPSVAPSLVRVPVAHCFGPRGLYKRKFCAVCRKGLEAPALRCEVCELHVHPDCVPFACSDCRQCHQDGHRDHDTHHHHWREGNLPSSARCEVCRKACGSSDVLAGLRCEWCGIQAHSVCCAALAPECTFGRLRTMILPPACVRLLSRNFSKMHCFRISESEPGEGDESVDGSAPATGPAKDVLASESGKQTLKIFDGSDAVQRNHFRVISVPRLARSEEVLEAALRAFYITEDPRDFELQALPSTVQTGDPGGQGKARSGGTLEEEGSRGPGAREASPEAWTIRALPRPEEVLKIYPAWLKVGVAYVSLRVTPQSTARTVVLEVLPLLGRQAEGPESFQLVEVLMGSRQVQRTVLAEEELLLDRLQDIRKTSLRQMSQTRFYVAESRAVVPRVSLFVGGLPPGLSPQEYGNLLEEAVATKAGLVSLSHIYSSQGAVVLDVACFAEAERLYMLVRDTAVHGRPLTALVLPDVLHTKLPPDCRPLLVFVNPKSGGLKGRDLLCSFRKLLNPHQVFELTNGGPLPGFHVFSQVPCFRVLVCGGDGTVGWVLAALEEMRYHLACPEPSVAILPLGTGNDLGRVLRWGAGYSGEDPLSVLVSVDEADAVLMDRWTILLDGHEASSAENGLADMEPPKIVQMSNYCGIGIDAELSLDFHQAREEEPGKFTSRFHNKGVYVRVGLQKMSHSRSLHKELRLQVGQQEVELPSIEGLIFINIPSWGSGADLWGSDSDSRFEKPRMDDGLLEVVGVTGVMHMGQVQGGLRSGIRIAQGSYFRVTLLKPTPVQVDGEPWVQAPGHMIISAASPKVHMLRKTKQKPKKAGTPKDTRADGVPAPEGDPK, from the exons ATGGAGGCGGCCGGCGAGCCCGGGACCCGTTCCTGGCTCGGCGGCGGCTCGCCGCTCTGGGGCAGCCCGGCCTCCAGCCCCGATCTGGGGAGCAGAGGCCGCGCGCGGCCGGGGCCGGGGCCCGGGCCAGGGTCCGGGCCGGGGTCAGGGCCAGAGCGGGCGGGCGGCAGGACCCCTGGCTCCGCCGCGCTGGGCCACAGCTTCCGGAAAGTGACGCTCACCAAGCCCACCTTCTGCCACCTCTGCTCCGACTTCATCTGGGGGCTGGCCGGCTTTCTCTGCGACG TGTGCAACTTCATGTCCCATGAGAAGTGCCTGAAGCACGTGAAGACCCCTTGTCCCAGCGTGGCACCCAGTCTGGTCCGC GTACCTGTAGCCCATTGCTTTGGACCCCGGGGGCTCTACAAGCGCAAGTTCTGCGCCGTGTGCCGCAAGGGCCTGGAGGCACCCGCGCTCCGCTGTGAAG TGTGTGAGCTGCACGTTCACCCCGACTGTGTGCCCTTCGCCTGCAGCGACTGCCGCCAGTGCCACCAGGACGGGCACCGGGACCAC GACACGCATCACCACCACTGGCGGGAGGGGAACCTGCCTTCCAGCGCGCGCTGCGAGGTCTGCAGGAAGGCGTGCGGCTCCTCAGATGTGCTCGCTGGCCTGCGCTGCGAGTGGTGCGGCATCcag GCCCACTCAGTCTGCTGCGCGGCGCTCGCCCCCGAGTGCACTTTTGGGCGCCTGCGCACCATGATCCTGCCCCCCGCTTGCGTGCGCCTGTTGTCCCGCAACTTCAGCAAGATGCACTGCTTCCGCATCTCTGAGAGTGAGCCAG GCGAAGGGGACGAGAGCGTGGACGGAAGCGCCCCCGCCACCGGCCCTGCCAAAGACGTGCTTGCGTCCGAATCCG GCAAGCAGACCCTGAAGATCTTTGATGGCAGCGACGCTGTGCAGCGAAATCACTTTCGTGTCATCAGCGTCCCGCGCCTGGCCAGGAGCGAGGAGGTGCTG GAGGCCGCACTGCGGGCCTTCTACATCACGGAGGACCCCCGAGACTTCGAGCTGCAGGCGCTCCCCTCAACTGTACAGACTGGTGACCCGGGGGGCCAGGGAAAGGCACGGAGTGGTGGGACTTTGGAGGAGGAGGGCAGCCGGGGCCCCGGCGCCCGAGAGGCCAGTCCTGAGGCCTGGACCATCCGAGCTCTGCCCCGACCGGAGGAGGTCCTGAAGATCTACCCTGCCTGGCTCAA GGTGGGTGTGGCCTACGTGTCCCTCCGTGTGACCCCACAGAGCACTGCGCGGACTGTGGTCCTGGAGGTGCTCCCACTGCTCGGTCGCCAG GCCGAGGGTCCTGAGAGCTTCCAGCTGGTGGAGGTGCTCATGGGCAGCAGGCAAG TCCAGCGGACAGTACTGGCCGAGGAGGAGCTTTTGCTCGACCGGCTCCAAGACATCCGGAAG ACATCCCTGCGGCAGATGAGTCAGACGCGCTTCTACGTGGCTGAGAGCAGGGCTGTGGTCCCACGCGTCTCTCTGTTTGTTGGTGGCCTGCCTCCTGGTCTGTCTCCCCAGGAGTATGGCAACCTCCTGGAGGAGGCTGTGGCCACCAAAG CTGGCCTGGTGTCCCTCAGCCACATCTACTCCTCGCAAG GTGCTGTGGTGCTGGACGTGGCCTGCTTTGCAGAGGCTGAGCGGCTGTACATGCTAGTCAGGGACACGGCTGTGCATGGCCGGCCACTGACCGCCCTGGTGCTCCCGGATGTGCTG CACACCAAGCTGCCCCCAGACTGCCGCCCCCTCCTCGTGTTTGTGAACCCGAAGAGTGGAGGCCTCAAGGGCCGTGACCTACTCTGCAGTTTCCGGAAGCTGCTAAACCCTCACCAGGTCTTTGAGCTGACCAACGGGGGGCCTCTTCCTGG GTTCCACGTGTTCTCCCAGGTGCCCTGCTTCCGGGTGTTGGTGTGTGGTGGGGACGGCACCGTGGGCTGGGTGCTGGCCGCCCTGGAGGAGATGCGGTACCATCTGGCCTGCCCGGAGCCTTCTGTGGCCATCCTGCCCCTGGGCACAG GAAATGACCTTGGCCGGGTCCTACGCTGGGGGGCAGGCTACAGTGGCGAGGACCCACTCTCCGTGCTGGTGTCAGTGGACGAGGCTGACGCTGTGCTCATGGACCGCTGGACCATCCTGCTGGATGGTCACGAGGCCAGCAGTGCGGAGAATGGCCTGGCCGACATGGAGCCCCCTAAG ATAGTACAGATGAGCAACTACTGTGGGATTGGCATCGACGCAGAGCTAAGCCTGGACTTCCACCAGGCGCGAGAAGAGGAGCCCGGCAAGTTTACGAGCAG GTTCCACAACAAGGGTGTGTACGTGCGGGTCGGGCTGCAGAAGATGAGCCACTCCCGCAGCCTACACAAGGAGCTCCGGCTGCAGGTCGGGCAGCAGGAGGTGGAGCTGCCCAGCATCGAGGGCCTCATCTTCATCAACATCCCCAG CTGGGGGTCGGGCGCGGACCTGTGGGGTTCCGACAGTGACTCGCGCTTTGAGAAGCCACGAATGGACGACGGGCTgctggaggtggtgggggtgaCGGGCGTCATGCACATG gGCCAGGTCCAGGGGGGGCTGCGCTCCGGCATCCGCATTGCCCAAGGCTCCTACTTCCGCGTCACCCTTCTCAAGCCCACACCTGTGCAGGTCGACGGTGAGCCCTGGGTCCAGGCTCCCGGGCACATGATCATCTCGGCCGCAAGCCCGAAG GTCCACATGCTCAGGAAGACCAAGCAGAAGCCCAAGAAAGCCGGGACCCCCAAGGATACACGAGCAGATGGGGTGCCTGCCCCTGAGGGGGACCCCAAGTAG
- the TMEM175 gene encoding endosomal/lysosomal proton channel TMEM175 isoform X1, protein MSRPRTPEPALDMQGDAPRATRNEDDADRTQHSHRMLNFSDALLSIIATVMILPVTHTEISPEQQFDKNIQKLLATRIAVYLMTFLIVTVAWAAHTRLFQVVGKIDDTLALLNLACMMTITFLPFTFSLMVTFPEVPLGILLFCLCVITIGAVQALIVVYAFHFPHLLNPQIARSTHRALCRRHVLYIVLRGPALCFAAAGFSLFFYPASYLLMATVIFLPYVNKAASWCRQRLVGPQEPPAHSVEVFTFDLQEPLSKERVEAFSDGVYAIVATLLILDICEHNVPDSKEVKERFHGSLLLALSETGPRFLAYFGSFATVGLLWFAHHSLFLHVRKATQSMGLLNTLSLAFVGGLPLAYQQTSALARQPRDELESVRISCAIIFFASVFQLAMWTAALLHGPDTLQPSARFGGEEHAFMLAKLALYPCASLLAFACTCFLSRFSAAIFHLTQVAVPFIFLLLRLLVRLALRVLRALPGLARPAPYPQDAAERAPLLPAPC, encoded by the exons ATGTCCAGGCCCCGGACCCCCGAGCCAGCCCTGGACATGCAGGGAGACGCCCCCAGGGCCACGAGGAACGAGGACGATGCCGACAGGACTCAGCACTCGCATCGCATGCTCAACTTCAGCGACGCACTGCTGTCCATCATCGCCACCGTGATG ATCCTGCCGGTGACCCACACGGAGATCTCCCCGGAGCAG CAATTTGACAAAAACATACAGAAACTTCTAGCAACCAGGATTGCTGTCTACCTGATGACGTTTCTCATCGTGACCGTGGCCTGGGCAGCACACACGAG ATTGTTCCAGGTTGTTGGGAAAATAGATGACACACTTGCGTTGCTCAACCTG gcctgcATGATGACCATCACCTTTCTCCCGTTCACG TTTTCCTTAATGGTGACCTTCCCCGAGGTGCCCCTGGGCATCCTCTTGTTCTGCCTGTGTGTGATCACCATTGGGGCCGTGCAG GCGCTGATTGTGGTGTACGCGTTCCACTTCCCCCACCTCCTGAACCCCCAGATCGCGCGCTCCACCCACCGTGCCCTTTGTCGGCGGCACGTCCTGTACATCGTGCTCCGGGGCCCAGCGCTGTGCTTCGCAGCCGCCGGCTTCTCCCTGTTCTTCTACCCTGCG TCGTACCTGCTGATGGCAACGGTCATTTTTCTCCCCTACGTGAACAAGGCCGCCAGCTGGTGCCGACAAAGGCTCGTGG GCCCCCAGGAGCCCCCAGCCCACAGCGTGGAGGTCTTCACTTTCGACCTGCAGGAGCCTCTTAGCAAGGAGCGGGTGGAGGCCTTCAGCGACGGGGTCTATGCCATCGTGGCCACACTCCTCATTTTGGACATCTG TGAGCACAACGTCCCGGATTCCAAGGAGGTGAAGGAGCGTTTCCACGGCAGCCTGCTGTTGGCGCTGAGCGAGACCGGGCCGCGCTTCCTGGCGTACTTCGGCTCCTTCGCCACGGTGGGGCTGCTCTGGTTTGCCCACCACTCACTCTTCCTGCACGTGCGCAAGGCCACGCAGTCCATGGGGCTGCTGAACACACTGTCGCTGGCCTTCGTGGGCGGCCTCCCGCTGGCCTACCAGCAGACCTCGGCCCTCGCCCGGCAGCCCCGCGACGAGCTGGAGAGCGTGCGCATCAGCTGTGCCATCATCTTCTTTGCCAGCGTCTTCCAGCTCGCGATGTGGACCGCGGCGCTGCTCCACGGCCCCGACACGCTGCAGCCGTCAGCGCGCTTCGGGGGCGAGGAGCACGCCTTCATGCTGGCCAAGCTCGCTCTGTATCCCTGCGCCAGCCTGCTGGCCTTCGCCTGCACCTGCTTCCTGAGTCGCTTCAGCGCAGCCATCTTCCATCTCACGCAAGTCGCCGTGCCCTTCATCTTCCTGCTGCTACGCCTGCTGGTGCGCCTGGCCCTGCGTGTGCTGCGGGCACTGCCGGGCCTGGCGAGGCCGGCCCCCTACCCCCAGGATGCTGCCGAGCGGGCCCCGCTGCTCCCTGCACCCTGCTAG